GCAGCACCTCGACACCCGCCGCGATCGCCGCCCGCAACAGTTCCCCGTAAACTGGGTCGGCACTCTCGCCCGGTGCGAAGCGAATGCAGTCGCTGCGGTTGATGAAGTACAAAATTGCCGGCGTCGCTTTGCCAGCGATCGCGCTAAGTTCGCGCAGGTGTTTTTGACCGCGCGTTGTCACCGTATCGGGAAACAGCGCAAGCGTGCCCAACGCCCACGTTGCATTTTTGACTTCGAGGTAAATTGGCAGCTGCGATGCCTCCGGTCCCGTCAGCAGGAAGTCAATGCGACTGCCATCATCTTGCCCATAGCGTACTTCAGACTGCACCCGCGTGTAGCGTCCAGCTAGAGGCGGCAGCAGTTGGCGCTCTAACGCAGACTTAAGAATTCGGTTGGGCAAATTCGTATTGACGCCCACCCACGTTAGCTGCGTGTCCTCGACTTGAATGAGCTCCCAGGTATAAGCGAGCTTGCGCTTGGGGTTGGTGCTGCGCGACAGCAGCACTGACGAACCGATCGCCGATACGCCCGTCATAGGTCCCGTATTCGGGCAATGTGCGACGACGATTTCACCTGAATCCAGTTCGACCTCCGCAAAGAAGCGCTTGTAGCGTCGCAGTAGCTTACCAGACAGCAACGGTGGATATCGGTAAAGCCAATCGCGTTCGGAAAATGCTGTATCCTCGTCCGTCATTCAACAGCATCCTCGATCTCGTCCGAGCTTGCTTCTAGATTGTCGCCCGCCGCGGGCGGTTCAACCTGCAATACGATCGCTTTGCTGGGCAGCATCTCGAACTCGATGCCATCGAGGCAACTGGTAGCCTCAGCGAGCGCGTCTCCATCGGCAGATTGGCCCGCCGAAGCAAGCGGCTCCTGTAAAGGTCCATCTGGTAGGATCTCAGTCTGGGGTTGCTTCACCTCGGGCTGGAACTTTTCAGATTGAGCTTTCTCGGCACGGACCTTTGCGGGCAGCGAGGGCATTACGGCGAGGCGATTGTAAATTTTGCCAGCATCGGCATCTAGGGCCGGACGCACCTTGCCATGTCCCGGACCATACCAGGACGCGAAACCGCTCATCGGCAAGTTGTTGGCGCGTTCGTCGAGCCACTGGCGAGCCACTACCCAGCCAAGCGGTCGAGCGCCCAACCCGGTTCGCACGGCATTAGTCCACTCAAACGCCAATCGCTCCACAGGCACCGTCGGGTCGGAAGCTGCGAGAGCGAGCGGATCGATTGAAAACAGCGGTAGGTCGCCAGCCATTACGCCCGGCTTCCCGGCAACAAAACCCGGCCGCACGCGTATGGAAGCAAAATCAGGCGACGCAACAGCGGCAGCCAATTGCTGGGCGACAGTTGCAGCCTCAGTGCGATCGCGCAGGCGAACGATCGCGCGGTCCCCAATAGCAACTACAGTACCTTTAGCTTCCTCGAGCACCGACACATGACGGCTAGACGCGGACTGGGGCCAGAAACGATCGGCTATGAACGAGAACGGTTGCGACCAATCAAACGGTAGTTCGCCCCACGCAGCACCCGTCTCGGAAAAGACGGATGTCCCCGCTAGGGGTGTGTCCAGCGCGCAAAAAGAATCCAATGCCTCAGTCGAGCCGGCCTCAATGACCGGCAAGAGCGGAGCCGTCCCCGATGCCAAGAGGGCTCCTGCAGCAAAGTAAGCGCTCGTCAGTGACGCCATTTGAGAGAGTCTAGCCATAAGCCTCCACGATTAAATCTGCGCGCGGGTTAAACCACTGCTTTTGTCCCGTGACCGCATCTCAAAACAGCCCCCTTAGGGAAGACAATACATTCCCAAACAGTTCGGTTTATGCCTCGCAGGTTTATGCCTCGCAACAGAAGAATCTCGGTAGAAATGCCTAAAAGATCTTACCCGTCCGCGGCGTGACAGCGATCGCCGAGCGTCGATCTGGAATGTTTCCCCACCCGCATCTAGTCCCCGAGCCCGCTCTCCGTCAGGACAGCGCTAAAATTGTATCAGAATATTAAGAAATGTAAATCATTTGGCATGCTACTACGTCAAGAGCACCGCAGGAAGCTCGACTCTAGTAACGACCTCGACTTTTACGGCGTGCCGCGCTTCGTCACGCACGTCGACGGCAGCTTCATCGATCGTCTAACGCAGCTCTATCGCAAACGCCTGCAGCCAGGCACGCGAGTGTTGGACTTGATGAGTAGTTGGGTGTCTCATTTGCCGGACGATATATCGTTCGAGCGAGTGGACGGACATGGCATGAACGCCGAGGAACTTGCCCGCAATCCGCGGCTCGACCGCTACTTCGTCCAGGATCTGAACGAAAACCCCAAGCTACCGCTCCCCGATAGCGAATTTGCGGCCGTGTTGAATACAGTCTCGGTGCAATACTTGCAGTACCCCGAGGCTGTCTTTAGCGAGGTCCGCCGCGTTCTCGCGCCGGGTGGGATCGCGATTGTGAGTTTTTCCAATCGCATGTTTTTTCAAAAGGCGATCGCAGCGTGGCGCGACAGCAGCGAAGCCGGACGCGTTGAGTTGGTCCGTCAATACTTCCAGGCAGTACCTGGTTTTGGCGAACCGGACGTCGCAATTAAAAAATCCGCCGTGCCGCCAGTATTGCAGATGCTTGGCATTGGCAATGCCAGCCCATTTTATGCCGTTCTCGCCACTAAAGTCGCATAAGGGGCTATGCCAGGAATGGCACCGACATTTAGGAGTCTCGAATCCGTAAGAACTAGTTCGGGCAGAGATTTTAGTCGCTTGAGCGGCGATCGTCCTGACTTGTTCAATACCTGCTAGCTGCAATTTATTTCAGCAAGGTCGTGACCCGCTCCGCACCTTTGTCCTGCCGTTGGGTGGAGATCTTGAGAGTAAAGATGTAATGCCCTGAACCCCACATGCACTAAGGGTTATGGCTTTAGTCGGTGCCATTCGGCTCTCGTACATCCATCCATTTCCTTTATCGAGCTGTCAAGACCCGACTTCTAAACTTATGCAAGCTCCGAAGTGTGCGAAAATCGGGGCGGTCCGACGCCCGCTATTTCGGCCGACGCTCCTCAATCAAGACAATTGCAGTCCCTCGGCGCGATCGTCGTGCATTGCCAAGAGCAAGATAAACAAAGCGAACGGAAGCGAACGACCATGGTGGCAGCGATTCTTTTCGATCTCGATGGCACGCTGGTCAATACCGACCCCATTCACTTTAAGCACTGGAAGGTGCTTCTTCGCGATTACGGCTACGAGATCGACCGTGAGTTCTACGATGCCAAAATTAGCGGCGGCACCAATGAAGCCATCCTGGCGGACATTTTGCCGCAACTCTCGCCGGAACAGGCCCGCGACTTTGCCGAGTATAAAGAAGCCCAATTCCGTGCTTCAGGGTCTGACCTCCAGCGCCTGCCCGGGCTGACGGAAATGTTGGCATGGGTGCATTACAACAACCTGAAGAGTGCCGTCGTCACCAACGCACCGCGCGCTAATGCCGAGTTCATGCTCGCGACCCTCGATCTTGCCGATACTTTCTCGATCTTGGTACTGGCAGAAGATGCTCCCGCTGGCAAACCCGATCCCGCACCATACCTGATAGCAATGGACAAGCTGGGTGTCACCGCTGAGATGACGATCGCCTTCGAGGATTCACCGTCTGGCATCCGCGCGGCCGTAGCTGCAGGAATTTACACAGTTGGCGTTGCCTCGACTCACGACCCCAGTCGCTTGCACTCCGCCGGTGCCAGCCGCACCATCAGGGACTTTACAGACAAGGAGTTGTGGGAGTGGCTGCGCGTCCTCGACTGCGTAAGCTAGTAACACCCTGCATCGCTCACTGGGGCAGCTCGGTAGATGTTCCGTCGAAGGAGCATGCTGCAACGCTATTGCCAAAAGCAACTCATTCAATTTAACTCGACCGATGCGAGGTCAGGCACGATGGATGAATGGATGTGCGCCGCGATCGCTGAAGCGCGCCAGGGACTAGCCGAAGGCGGTATCCCAATTGGCTCAGTGCTCGTGCGCGACGGTGCGATTCTCGGGCGCGGGCGCAATCGGCGCGTCCAAGATAGCGACCCGATGACCCATGCTGAAATCGACTGCCTTCGCAAAGCAGGTCGTATCGGCAGCTATCGCTGTGCCGTATTGTATTCAACGCTGATGCCTTGTTACCTTTGTGCTGGAGCCGTCGTACAGTTTGGGATCGAAACTGTCATTGCTGGCGAGTCAGCCACATTCGGCGGCGCGCGCGCGTTCATGGAATCCCACGGCGTTATTGTCCGCGACCTCGACCTTGACGAATGCAAGCAGTTGATGCGCGATTTCATTGCGGCCAATCCGCGCCTCTGGGACGAAGATATTGGCGAGTAACCCAAGTGCAGGCCGCTCCAATTCCGGTGAGCTTCCCCTAGGGCAAACGCATGCAAACCTATCTAGATTTCTATGCCACGACCTTAGTAGGGTTTTAACGATCTGGAGTGCTTGAAATTCGCTCAGCGCTCTGAACAAGCCCAGAACGGCCCGTGCTTCTTGCGAAAATCGAGCTGAAGTTTAAATATGTCTTGACCCATAGTTTCCTAAGGAAGCGTTGACTAATCCCCCTGCGATCGGCTAGGCTTGTACCTTTGGGTACTTCACACTGTGGCTCCTGCAGCCGAGGAGGGGGAGTACGCACGCACGCCATTAAGGAGTTGAAATATCGTGCCCAAACGCCGCCAGCAAGTTGTTCTCCGCCATGATGTCAAAAAGCTCGGTAGCACCGATGATGTTGTCGACGTCGCGCCGGGTTATGCACGTAATTATTTGATCCCGCAAGGACTCGCTGCAGTTGCAACGCCGGGGCTCCTGCGCCAAGTCGAACAGCGCAAGGAAAAAGAGCGCCAGGCTCAACTTGCACTGCTCAAGGATGCCCAGGACCGCAAAACTGCACTCGCGACCGTCGGCCGCCTGACTATTCTCAAGCAGGTGGGTGAAGGCGATGCTATCTACGGCACCGTTACCACTCAGGACATCGCCGAGGCGATCGCGGCAGGAGCCGGCCAGTCGATCGACCGACGATCCATCGAGTTGACGGATGATATCAACGCCCTGGGCGTTTATAAAGCAGAGGTCAAGCTCCATTCGGAGGTGAGCGCGACTGTGGAATTTGAAGTCGCGCCCCTATAAACCGCACCCGAGGCTTTCATCACATCTGCTACCGAGCGCGCTCGCTGGCTGCAGTCGGTGTATCTCCATTAGATGGCAGTTTGCCCGCGGACAGACTGCGGTCCTAACGCGTTCGCGGGCGCTATCCTATGGCCAACGATCGCGACTTTGCGGTCGATATCCGTGCAATTTACGGTCTGAGATGTCCGACACTAGCGCCCGTTTGCCCGACACCTTGCCGCCGCACAATATCGAAGCCGAAGAGTCGATTCTCGGCGGCATCCTACTCGATCCCGAGGCGATCGCCCGCGTTGCCGACACCCTCTCGCCCGATGCTTTCTACGTACCGGCGCACCAAGCCGTCTACGAGGCAGCGATCGCGCTGTTCGCCCAGAATAAGCCGGCTGACTTGATGAACGTGACGGCCTGGCTGCAGGATCGCAATCTGCTCGCGGGCGTTGGTGGAGCAAGTAAGCTCGCGCAGCTCGTGGAGCGGACGGTCTCGGCTGTGAATGTCGATGGCTACGGCAGCTTAGTCACGGACAAGCACTTGCGCCGACAGTTGATCGGTGCGGGGCGGGCGATCGCCGATCTTGGATACGACACGGCGTTAGAGCTACCAGCCGTGCTAGATCGCGCCGAACAGACAATTTTCCAACTCACCCAAGCCCGGCAGCTCCTCGGGCTGGTGCCGATTGCTGAAACCTTGGTGCAGACCTTCAACGACCTCGAAGACCTGAACCAATCGGACCAATTGCCGGGGATCGATTCGGGATTTTACGACCTCGACGCCATGACCAGTGGGTTCCAGCGCTCGGATTTGGTCGTGATTGCCGGCCGGCCCTCGATGGGCAAAACGGCGCTGGCACTCAACATCGCTCGCAACGTTGCCGGAACCCATCAGTTGCCCGTGGCGGTCTTTAGCTTAGAAATGTCCAAAGAGCAACTCGCCCAGCGGTTACTTGCTAGCGAAGCTCGCATCGATAGCAATCGCCTGCGTTCGGGACGTCTGGCACAACAAGATTTTGAACCCCTAAGCGCGGCGATCGCGCGCCTGTCGGAGATGCCAATCTTCATCGACGACACTGCCAATGCCAGCGTCATGCAAATGCGCTCTCTCTCTCGCCGCTTGCAGGCCGAACAGGGCGAATTGGGACTGATCTTGGTTGATTATCTGCAGTTGATGGAAGGAAGCGGCAGCGACAACCGCGTTCAAGAACTCGCCCGCATCACGCGTGGATTAAAGACCCTTGCCCGCGAGCTAAAAGTCCCGGTTATCGCCCTCTCGCAACTATCACGCGGTGTCGAGCAACGTTCCAACAAACGTCCGATGCTTGCTGACTTACGCGAATCGGGCAGTATCGAGCAAGATGCCGATTTGGTGATCATGCTGTATCGCGACTCGTATTACCATCCCGACTCGCCCGATCGCGACATCGCCGAAGCCATCATTACCAAACACCGCAACGGTCCAACAGGAACGATCAAGCTCCTCTTCTCGCCGGAACTAACGCAGTTCCGCAACATGCTTGCCAAGCAGCCGGCCTATTGACGGGCGATCGCGATCTACCCCCTAGCTTTGACGTCAGTATCCGCTCGAAATCGGTCCTCTTCCCATGACGCGCTCGACCTTTACGAAAAGGTCGGCAAGCTCGGGCTGTGCGGGGAAGCAAATGAGCGCGATTGTCTAGTTGGTCTGGTCGTAAATTTTGAGCGTCCCAGCGCATGGATTGCGGTTGACGAAGTGTTTCGACGCGAGCGCGCGCCGGTCGATCGGCAAATACTCCTGGACGCTCGACAAAGTTATAATGCTGCCGAATTTCTCTTCGCGGACGCAATCGCTCTCGGATTTCGACATCCCCTCGGCAATCAGTTCGGGATTGGAAACAGCTTGTCAGCGATGAACGACTAGCTGTATTTTTCCGCTAATGGACGTTCGCGATCGCGCCAGCCCGAGTAAAATCCGACTTGCCGGAATCCAAATCCGCCGGTCAGAGCCCTAAATGCTGACAGCGGCCGTTCGAAGAGCCAGCCCCAGTCCAGGAGAATAATTGCCAACGATCGGAGCTGGGTTCAGCTTTCCGCCGAGCGTAGGAATAATTGGTCCATCGATATACTTGGTGGCGATCGCGGGCAGTTGCTTCTGGCTCGGGATAGTCCACCACCAAATAGATCGGACGTTTACCGCGGCCTTCTGTGGCACGACTCCAATCGGCTTCGCTGCAAGCTTTCGACCCTAAAGCGATCCCTTGGGTCTCCCGCAGTTCTGCAGGCGGTCAGATTCCCGCCCTAAACGGTAGCGATCGCTACCAGCACGCGATCGCAAATAATCGACACCGGCGGATTCGCGCGGCGTGCGCCTAAAAGTTTGAAAACTATCTTAAGATTTAGAGACAAAGGGCATAAGCACTCGCTCAGAGTAGAGCCCCGAGCTCAGACATCGACCTAGAGATAGAGGAGGCAAGTCATGGCGCTCGTTCCCATGCGACTGATGCTGGATCACGCAGCAGAAAATGGCTACGGCATTCCGGCGTACAACGTCAACAACATGGAGCAAATCCGGGCCATCATGGAGGCTGCTGACGAGACCAACAGCCCTGTGATCCTGCAAGCTTCGCGCGGCGCGCGCAAATACGCGGGCGAGATCTTTTTGCGTCACCTGATCCTTGCAGCGGCGGAATCCTTCCCCCATCTGCCGATCGCGATGCACCAGGACCACGGAAACGGTCCTGCTACCTGCTACTCCGCGATGCGCAACGGTTTCACCAGCGTGATGATGGACGGTTCGCTGGAAGAAGATGCAAAAACGCCTGCAAGCTTCGAGTACAACGTGGCTGTCACCGCTGAGGTAGTGAAGGTGGCGCATTCCATCGGCGTTAGCGTCGAGGGCGAGCTGGGCTGCCTGGGTTCTTTGGAAACCGGACAGGGCGACAAAGAAGACGGTCACGGTGCAGAAGGCATCTTGACCAAAGAGCAGCTGCTGACCGATCCGGACGAAGCGGTTAGCTTTGTAGAACAAACGCAGGTGGACGCGCTCGCAGTGGCGATCGGCACCAGCCACGGTGCGTACAAGTTCACCCGCAAGCCGACTGGCGAAATCCTCGCCATCAGCCGCATTGAGGAAATCCACCGCCGCCTGCCGAACACCCACTTGGTCATGCACGGTTCTTCATCCGTGCCTAAGAAGTGGATCGACTTGATCAACGAGTACGGCGGTCAGATTCCCGAGACCTACGGCGTTCCCGTCGAGGAAATCCAGAAGGGCATCAAGAGCGGCGTCCGCAAAGTCAACATCGATACCGACAACCGCCTGGCGATCACTGCAGCTATCCGCGAGGCCGCAGCTAAGGATCCCTCAAACTTCGACCCGCGCCACTTCATGAAGCCGTCGATCGAGTACATGAAGCAGGTTTGCGCCGATCGCTACCAAGCATTCGGCACGGCCGGCAACGGTACGAAAATCAAGCAAGCCACCCTCGACGAGTACGCGGCTAAGTACGCCAGCGGCGAGTTGGCTGCGAAGATTCAGTCTTCTCCAGCAATGGCTGGAGTCTAGACCGGTTTTTCACATGCGCAATTAACCCTTGCGTTTGTCGAGCTATGACAATAAACGGGCAGTCGTGATGGCTGCCCGTTTTTTTCTGCATGTCTTCTGATGTATGCGAGTAGCGTCACAACACTTTTAGCAAGCTGCGCGATGCGCTCGTCTCCCAAGGCAGTCTGCAACGCGATCGACGACCCCGCACCCGACTCGACGCACCACTCAGTTCGACGATCGGAAGCGGCGGGGGCGAATGACGGCCGCGTAACTCAGACCCCGGACTTCATCGTCCACGGGCACGAGCAACAAGCGCATCCGATCGTTGGTAAAACGCGCCTGCCCGCGCAGCACGGCCGGCCGGGACGGCGTGGCGATCGCGCGCACCACCCTGCCGTTGTAGGTTCGAAAGCGTACTCGAACGCGCCCCGACTCAACCGAAACACGTACGTTTACTGGATACGACCGTGCCTTCGTACGCGATCGCGCACCGATCTGCAGCTTCACGGCATGGTTCAGCACCTCCACCCAACCGATGCACTCGTAACCGCGACCGATCCGCGCCCGGCAGGTCGAGCGATATCCGCCGATCGCGCGATCGCCATTGCGGTTGAGATAGGACGCACCGCCGAAAACGATACCCGTTATCAACATCAATAAGGCGATCGCGAGGGCTACAGCTCCTGGACTGGCTTGCTGCCGATCCACAATTGGACGCTCCTAATATTCGCTGTTTTTAGTCAAGTGCTGACCCGCTTGAACCCCGAGCTCGCGCAAGGGAGGTGGCATTGTCCGGCAACCGAAGTGGGCGATCGCCGGGACTGGTCATTTCACAATCCCCATGCCAAAATAGATGCGAACATGCGAACTACTCGGAGTTACGTTGCGTCTGGGGGTACGACTGGGGTGGCGAGCTAGAATGACGGCACGCTCCCACCGCTAGCAGTTTTTTTGATTGAGGAGCACTTGGGCGATCGCCACGCAGCAAGTCAAAATCCCGCACGAACGTCAGAGACGCGGATTAGATCTGCGATTCAGACTCTAAAATCTACCAGCTTTTTATTGCAAGAGGCATCTATGGCTTCCAGTAGCGTAACAAACGACCCTAATAAAGAAAAAGCTCTCAACCTCGTGCTCGGTCAAATCGAGCGTAACTTCGGGAAAGGCTCGATCATGCGTCTGGGAGACGCAACGCGGATGCGTGTCGAGACCATCTCCACCGGGGCGCTAACCCTCGATCTAGCTCTCGGCGGTGGACTGCCGAAGGGTCGCATCATCGAAGTCTACGGCCCTGAAAGTTCTGGCAAGACAACCCTTGCTTTGCACGCGATCGCGGAAGTCCAAAAACAAGGGGGTGTGGCTGCTTTTGTCGATGCCGAGCACGCACTCGACCCGGCCTATTCGGACGTGCTCGGAGTCGATATCGAAAACCTATTGGTGTCGCAGCCCGATACCGGTGAAGCTGCGTTGGAAATTGTCGATCAATTGGTGCGATCGTCGGCAGTTGACTTGGTCGTAGTAGATTCGGTTGCAGCACTCACCCCGCGTGCAGAAATTGAAGGCGAGATGGGCGACACTCAGGTCGGTCTGCAAGCACGATTGATGAGTAAAGCTCTGCGCAAGATTGCTGGCAATATCGGTAAATCCGGTTGCACGGTCATTTTTCTCAACCAGTTGCGCCAGAAAATCGGTATTTCCTATGGCAATCCCGAAGTCACAACGGGTGGTAACGCACTGAAGTTCTACGCATCCGTACGCTTGGATATTCGCCGCGTGCAAACGCTCAAGAAAGGCAGCGAGGGCGAGTACGGTATCCGTGCAAAAGTAAAAGTTGCGAAAAACAAGGTTGCACCGCCGTTTCGCATTGCCGAGTTTGACATCATCTTTGGGTTCGGGATCTCGCGACTGGGCTGTTTGCTAGATTTGGCAGAGCAAACCGAGGTCGTCAAGCGCAAAGGAGCTTGGTACAGCTATAACGGCGACAATATCGCCCAAGGGCGCGATAACGCAGTGCAGTACCTGGAAGACAACCCCGAAATTGCTGCCACGGTCGAAGAGAGCGTTCGCGAGCAGCTTGACATTGGAGGCACGCCAACAGCACGCGGCAGTCACAGGGGCAAAGGTAGCGATGCCGATACTGGAGAAGAAGAATAAGATTATGCGGATTGGCGGATTGCGTAGCGACTGCTCGTTACTCCCAATCTGCCACAGCCAGCAGAGACCCAGCGCGTGGGATCTTTGCGGGACATGGTTTTGAAAAGAGCTTGGGAAGAGCGGGTGTTGGAACCTAAAGCATCGCATTTAGCTTGGAAAGCCGAACACTTTACTTTAATTTCAAGGGTTACAGACTTCGATTTTCAGCTTATGTCAGTTTTTGACTAGTTCTCACTGTCCGCGGATAGTTGATTGGTCGATATAAAGCCTTCCGATCTGTATCTCGACGCTATTTAGTTCTGGGAAGTAGCTATCTTTTGAACCCATGTCAGTTAAAAAGGGAGACGCCGATCGCACACCCGATCGCGCACTTCATCATCATGAAAAATGCCGACCATGGTACAGCCGCCGGCCTTACGAGCTTCAATAAGTTGCATCACCACTTCACGGTTCTCAGCATCCAATGCTGAGGTCGGCTCATCTAATAGCAAAATCGGGTAGTTAACCGCAAATGCCCGAGCGATGTTGACTCGCTGTTTTTCACCACCGGAAAACGTGGTGGGGGATAGCGACCATAATCGTTCGGGTAAGTGGAGTTGGGCAAACAAGTTGCGGACGGTGTCATAGGCTAGTTCTGGCTCATACCCTAGATCCAGTAGGGGTTCTGCCGCCACTTCGAGGGCGGGAACACGGGGAATCACCCGCAGAAACTGGCTGACATAGCCAATGGTGTGTTGCCGAACGTGTAGTAAGTCATGGGGCGGAAGTTGCGCTAAATCAACCCAAGTGTTTTGATGCTTGACCCAAATCTGCCCGGCATCAATACGGTAATTGGCATAGAGCGATCGCATGAAGGTGGATTTCCCGGAACCCGATGGTCCCTGGAGCGCGACGCATTCCCCGGCTTGGACCGTCAGCGACACGCCCTGAAGGACGGGGATTTGGGCACCGCCCTGATGATGCAGGGTAAAGGTTTTATAGAGTTTCGCCGCGTGGAGCGAGGCAGCGGCAGGTAATGCGGCTGGGACAGCCGTTGGGGTTGGCAATACAGAATAGGTCATGGGTATGGCGCGTGTGCTGGGGTATTCGGGTATGGTTCTGATGGTGTAGCGAGATTTGGTGACTCGCTGTTCTTGGATTAGGGCACGAGCGTAGCACTGACCAGTTGCTGGGTATAAGGATGCTGAGGATCGTCCAAGACCTGGTCGGTTAAGCCAGCTTCCACCACCAGACCGTTTTGCATCACCAGCAACCGTTGCGCCAGTAACCGCACCACCCCGATGTCATGGGTGACGAGAATGACGCTGAGGTGGAGGGTGCGCACCAGCGATCGTATTAAATCCAAGAGGCGAGCCTGCACGGAAACATCCAGTCCCCCGGTGGGCTCATCCATCAGGACCAGCTGAGGACGGGTCACCAAAATGCGCGCGAGCTGCAAGCGCTGTTGCATGCCGCCGGAAAAGGTGCTCGGTAGGTCGTCCATCCGCTGTTGTGGAATTTCTACTTGGGCTAACCACTGCAATGCCTCGGCGCGAATGTTGCCGTAATGGCGATCGCCCACGTCTAATAAACGCTCGCCAATGTTAGCTCCGGCGGTCACACGCAATCGCAACCCGTCGCGAGGATTTTGCTGCACAAACCCCCATTCTGTTTTCATCAGTTGACGACGGCGCGCTTCGGGTAAGGTCTGTAAGTTGAGGATTTGCCCTGCGCGATCGCGATAGCTCAGTTGCCCGCCATCAAGGGCAATTTGTCCGGCGATCGCCCTGAGCAAAGTACTTTTGCCGGAACCAGATTCACCAATAATGCCTAGCACTTGACTGGGATAGAGGTCAAATGAGATGCGATCGCAGGCGGCAATATCTCCATAGCGTTTCGTCAAACCATCAACGGTTAACAACGGTGTAAGTAGAGAATTTTCTGTAGTCATCACTCAAGTTTGGTTAGTCAAGTTTCCGGGGAGTTTGGGTCTGTTGCTGCTGGCGCTGGTGGCAATAATCGGTATCCGAACAGATCCAAAGGCGATCGCCCCGGTCGTTCGTTACAACTTCATCCAGATACGTATCCGTCGCTCCACAAAACTCACACGGTTGCTCCCAGCTTTCCACTGTGAAGGGATGGTCCTCAAAATCCAGGCTCTTCACCTTGGTGTAGGGCGGTAAGGCATAGATTCGCTTTTCCCGTCCCGCTCCAAAGAGTTGCAAGGCCGGGCTCATGTGCAATTTTGGATTATCAAAGCGGGGAATTGGGCTCGGTTTCATCAGGTAGCGATCGTGCACCATCACCGGATAGTCGTAGGCGATCGCAATATGGCCAAAGCGCGTGACATCTTCATATAACCGCACGTACATCGGTCCATATTCTTCAAGAGCGTGCATTTTGTTGGCTTCGGTGCGTGAAGGTTCGATGAAGTACAACGGCTCCGGCATAGGCACTTGATAGACCATAATTTGACCTTCCCGTAAGGCGGTTTCAGGAATGCGGTGGCGCGTCTGAATCAACGTGGCCGCCTCGGTCTGCTCCGTGGTCTCCACGCCGCAGACTTTACGAAAGAAGCGGCGAATATTCACGGCGTTCGTTGTATCGTCCGCCCCTTGATCGATCACTTTCAGCGTATCCGTTTGCCCAATCACCGAGGCAGTAACCTGGATGCCCCCCGTCCCCCAGCCATAGGACATGGGCATTTCGCGGGAGCTAAAGGGAATTTGGTGTCCCGGAATCGCCACCGCTTTGAGCAAGGCGCGCCGGACAGAGCGCTTGGTCTGTTCGTCTAAATAAGCGAAGTTAAAACCGGGTTCGGGTGTGGTTGGAGTCGGAGTCGGTGGGTGCATGGCTAAATGAGGAAGAGTTCAGGTGTGGCGGGGTTTTGCAACCCAAGGTTGAGGATCGAGGTGGGGCATGGTTGATCCACCCAAGGTGGAGTTTCGGGGGTAGTCCTTCACAGTAAGGGTGGAGCAAGGGCAGAACCTGCACTCAGCCATGCTTCTCAGCCAGCACGAGCTTCACACTTCAGGACTGCCCATTCATGGAGTGACCTCTGCAGGAGACTGGGGCATGTGTTGAGAGTCTGGGGTTGGGGAAGGAACGGAGGTATCCTCTGGAG
The window above is part of the Rubidibacter lacunae KORDI 51-2 genome. Proteins encoded here:
- the fba gene encoding class II fructose-bisphosphate aldolase (catalyzes the reversible aldol condensation of dihydroxyacetonephosphate and glyceraldehyde 3-phosphate in the Calvin cycle, glycolysis, and/or gluconeogenesis) translates to MALVPMRLMLDHAAENGYGIPAYNVNNMEQIRAIMEAADETNSPVILQASRGARKYAGEIFLRHLILAAAESFPHLPIAMHQDHGNGPATCYSAMRNGFTSVMMDGSLEEDAKTPASFEYNVAVTAEVVKVAHSIGVSVEGELGCLGSLETGQGDKEDGHGAEGILTKEQLLTDPDEAVSFVEQTQVDALAVAIGTSHGAYKFTRKPTGEILAISRIEEIHRRLPNTHLVMHGSSSVPKKWIDLINEYGGQIPETYGVPVEEIQKGIKSGVRKVNIDTDNRLAITAAIREAAAKDPSNFDPRHFMKPSIEYMKQVCADRYQAFGTAGNGTKIKQATLDEYAAKYASGELAAKIQSSPAMAGV
- the recA gene encoding recombinase RecA, translated to MASSSVTNDPNKEKALNLVLGQIERNFGKGSIMRLGDATRMRVETISTGALTLDLALGGGLPKGRIIEVYGPESSGKTTLALHAIAEVQKQGGVAAFVDAEHALDPAYSDVLGVDIENLLVSQPDTGEAALEIVDQLVRSSAVDLVVVDSVAALTPRAEIEGEMGDTQVGLQARLMSKALRKIAGNIGKSGCTVIFLNQLRQKIGISYGNPEVTTGGNALKFYASVRLDIRRVQTLKKGSEGEYGIRAKVKVAKNKVAPPFRIAEFDIIFGFGISRLGCLLDLAEQTEVVKRKGAWYSYNGDNIAQGRDNAVQYLEDNPEIAATVEESVREQLDIGGTPTARGSHRGKGSDADTGEEE
- the phnL gene encoding phosphonate C-P lyase system protein PhnL, whose translation is MTYSVLPTPTAVPAALPAAASLHAAKLYKTFTLHHQGGAQIPVLQGVSLTVQAGECVALQGPSGSGKSTFMRSLYANYRIDAGQIWVKHQNTWVDLAQLPPHDLLHVRQHTIGYVSQFLRVIPRVPALEVAAEPLLDLGYEPELAYDTVRNLFAQLHLPERLWSLSPTTFSGGEKQRVNIARAFAVNYPILLLDEPTSALDAENREVVMQLIEARKAGGCTMVGIFHDDEVRDRVCDRRLPF
- the phnK gene encoding phosphonate C-P lyase system protein PhnK: MTTENSLLTPLLTVDGLTKRYGDIAACDRISFDLYPSQVLGIIGESGSGKSTLLRAIAGQIALDGGQLSYRDRAGQILNLQTLPEARRRQLMKTEWGFVQQNPRDGLRLRVTAGANIGERLLDVGDRHYGNIRAEALQWLAQVEIPQQRMDDLPSTFSGGMQQRLQLARILVTRPQLVLMDEPTGGLDVSVQARLLDLIRSLVRTLHLSVILVTHDIGVVRLLAQRLLVMQNGLVVEAGLTDQVLDDPQHPYTQQLVSATLVP
- a CDS encoding alpha-D-ribose 1-methylphosphonate 5-phosphate C-P-lyase PhnJ — encoded protein: MHPPTPTPTTPEPGFNFAYLDEQTKRSVRRALLKAVAIPGHQIPFSSREMPMSYGWGTGGIQVTASVIGQTDTLKVIDQGADDTTNAVNIRRFFRKVCGVETTEQTEAATLIQTRHRIPETALREGQIMVYQVPMPEPLYFIEPSRTEANKMHALEEYGPMYVRLYEDVTRFGHIAIAYDYPVMVHDRYLMKPSPIPRFDNPKLHMSPALQLFGAGREKRIYALPPYTKVKSLDFEDHPFTVESWEQPCEFCGATDTYLDEVVTNDRGDRLWICSDTDYCHQRQQQQTQTPRKLD